Below is a genomic region from Papilio machaon chromosome 11, ilPapMach1.1, whole genome shotgun sequence.
TTGCTGTAAGAGCAttatttaacacattaaaTGCCACCAATAGGCTCCAATTCAaccaaaaaaattgcattgaatgtgttaactAAGCAAAGAAGTTGTACTTGCacatagaataaattaaaatctagctAAAATATCAATGAAGTACATAGATTGGGGATTTTCAATATTGaagttcaaattaaaaaaaaaaattaggtgtAGGATAAAATCAATACAACTTTTTCTAATGTTTATACAATTTGACTATAGAACATTAACTTTGtgataaatgtgaaaaaaaccttttataatgtttatttttattttattatctatgcagatccaaaaaggttttataacctGTTCATCACAAAGTGTTTTGCTAGAAAAAGTTATCATCTCACCGCccttgtcccacttacgtaaGAACGGCGCAGGAGTTTCCGTCCtctatagaaaaataaaaatctcaaattttatttaacattgtgTAGACACCTTAACATGAAGTTAGTATGATCATTGCAttgagttattttttgttgttatataaATCCCATAGAGTAATCGCTCCATCAAGGCCCCCTGCTGCCATAATGTGAGCATTCCAAAGGGAAACTTTCTCAGTAGAATAAACAACATCTTGTATCGCTTGTCTATGTTCTGTCAGAACAACTAAAGGCCTCAATGAAAACCAAGAAAATATACGGATGTGACCATCCCAACCACCAGAAACGAAAACTTTTCCATCCATACGGGATTGTACTTTGTTAATCCCTGGGTTTTTTATAGCGACATCCATCTTATGAGCCAAGCTCAAGTCTTTTCTTCCTATACTAAATATTTGCACCATATTCGAGGCGTTTCCGATTATACCCCTCTGTTGTTCAACATGAAAATCAACGGACATCGGACATTCCTTAGTCTGTAACTTGCTGATACATTGACTAGTATTAAGATCCCACAGTAGCAGCCATCCTGCCTCATAGCCGACTACCAGGCAAGGCTTTTCACTAGCTAATTCAACATACTTCATACACATCGGATCACCGAGTTTAGGTGAAGTGTTTACGGGGACAAGGGAACCCGTTTTCTCTCCTGAAAAATTGTAGATTGTTATACTGGATTCCCTATCAGGTACGTAAAGTGTTTCGAGTTTTGTGTTGGCTTCAAAGCGACAAAAACCAGGGTAATCCAAATCTATTAAAGTTTCTTCCTTATATCCGGAGTtggttaaattgaaaattttgaattttccaCCCTTCTCTTGAGTTACGAGCTGGTTGTTGGTGTGAATGAGATGGAGGATGGGAGCTTGACCcactttgattttttgttgaacCCGGTTTGTctgaaaaatcaaaaaataattgaccCTTTACACTGTCAAACACCTGAAGAAAAAGAGATATGGCATTATGTTTTGGCAAAGTTAATAAATGGTTACACAGAAAACAtttatgaaaaagaaatatattaaaaaaaaaaaaaaaaaaaattaaattcacatCTATGTCAATTCTCAGTTCAAACATGTATGGTGaagacaaatatttaaattcaggTTGCGAAACACCGCCAGTAGGCAACGGAAATATTTCTAGGTCAACAAATGAGGGTAGTAAACAAAGGAATACGCTGGTGACGAAATATTCATGGCGAatgattcaattattttttgcgAGTTTCTACCCAGGTAAGTGTAGCTGGATGAAGCGATTGATCTCCTTGGAATATTTGATGTTACCTGAAGGTTGTATGCATAAACATATCCGTTTTTTGAACCGGCTAGTAACCTCTCGAGTCCGCCGGGAAGAAAGCTGAATGCCAACGAATACACCGGCGAATTGTCGACATTACGGATGGTATAAACTGGGTCTGGTGGTAGCAGTGCCATGTCTGGTCAAGCTCGAACCGAAATATCTGGTcggaatataaaaacaaaaataatattgaaattaatcaaGCCATCAGAAACTAAACCGAACTACGCACAACACAAAACTGACACAAAAACAAGAAAGTTTACCAACTGACATTTGAATATCGGGTGCGTTCACAATACAaatcaattttacatttaatcagaaattttatttaaaataacttcgcGCTAAAAGAGTTTAATTCTTATCTTATAATTCTCCGATACAAATCttactgtataaaataataaaaagttaacatgGGCAGTGATAAATTCGCAGATTATTCGTTGAAAAGAATCGAGTAAAAATGGtagcattaatttttaatgaacaacACTGTGCCCTAATTTGTCATACGCTCAGATGTCTGTCCGTCAAGCACTGCGACAACTCAAAATTCTCGTGAAGCTTCACCTTTGTATATagtgttttacaaatttacgaAGTTTTGAATGAGAGTCAATCGATTGTACCTAATAATGGGTGCCATATGGAAATTAGGAATACTAATTTAATCGTCGAAATCACAAATGGCTACGGAGACGCTTTTAAAAACGAACAAGCATTCAAAGTATATATCATATAGGAAAATTTTGTATCATAGGTTTTTTGTTGGCCTACTATTGTTTATAGTGGTGTCTCTTGTGTTTACTGtgctttttaacatttacgCGGGAAGTTCACCACGGACCGAAATTTACGAACCTGTGAGTTTAGATTTAGTGAGTTTACAAGtcacgaaaattaaaataaatgcaccTTATTCTGCCCCTCGCTATACAAATTGTACATATTGGAGTTGTTTTAACGTATACAAATGCGGGAGAGGCGGGCACGATAAGATAACTATCTACATATACCCATTAAGAGAGTACAGAACGGAAGAAGATAGACTTATATCACAATTGTCTAAGgagttttatgaaatattagaTACGATAAGGCATAGTAAGTATTACACAGCGAATCCTGAGGAGGCTTGTTTGTTGGTGCCCAGTATAGACACACTGAACCAAAATACGTTTTCAAGTAAACATGTATCTCAAGCTTTGCAGTCTCTCCAATAGTAAGTATACATATtcattattatcttaaatGATAACATCTTTCAagtgtaattttaagttagacatccatccaaacattcacatcttatatatataaaagaaagttgtgttagttacaccatttataactgaagGACGGcttaatcgatttgactgaaaattggtgggcaagtagcttagaaccaggaaaaggacataggataatttttaccccgttttctattatttttattccgcgcggacggagtcgcgggtaaaagctagtttttaatattagtaagatactaagattatatttgttattgatgttaaaaaatttatacactCAAATTGTATCAAATTAGTTCACTGTTAGTGTTGCAAAGAAAGTTTAACtcaatttatactttttattcatcatcagctcaatatacgtccccaccgaggggctcagagcctactttaagtaaggggtgactaggccatagccaaccacgctggccaagtgcggattggttgacttcacacatatcattgaatttcttctcagacatgtgcatgttttccttcaccgtaagaatgttggataaatgtacatatgtaaatcgaaaatcgaaaaacacattggtacatagcgggatttgaacccaggacttgcagattgcaagtcaagtacttaacccctgagccaccgacgctctcatACTTTTTACACTTTGCCTTTATtgtggatttttttattttagctggaACAATGGAGAGAATCATCTCATATTCAACATGTTACCAGGCGGTGCCCCAAACTACGAAACAGTTGTCGATCTCAACACAAGCAAAGCTATTATAGCAGGATCCGGTTTCAACACATGGACTTTTCGATATGGATTTGATATTTCAATACCTTTATACAGCGATGTTGCCAGAGGAATTGACAATACACAGCCTGAACAGAagaatttcttaattatatccACACAGCAGAATATTCCAGAAGATTATTTAGcagaattacaaaatatagcaTCTTCAtcaaatgatttattattacttggCAATTGTAAGACGGAATCAAATAGAATAGATAATACGAAACGCTGTGAATATACCACTGGAAGAATATTTAACTATCCAGATATATTAAAAGAGGGTATGTTCTGTCTGGTTGTACGTAGCGCAAGACTGACACAGTCCGTATTGATGGATATACTAGCATCGCAATGTATACCCATTATAATAGCTGATACTATAGTTTTGCCGTTTAATTCTCATGTGGACTGGCATCGTTTATCATTGTATTTGCCCGAAGATAACATTAAGAATCTATTGAGGATAGTCCATTCAGTAAGCAAAGAGAGACGTGGTGAGCTTTATTGGCAACTGAGATGGGTATATGAGAAATATTTTGCGACTATAGAAAAAATTACGTTGACGACTTTAGaaatattgaatgaaaaagtttttccTTTAGCTGCTAGAATGTACGAAGATTGGAATATGCCAGAACATTTGGtgagtttattaaattctttatctGTGTCAGTCCACTGCTTAGATATAGGTAATTCCAATTCCTTTGGTCGTAAatcgtaaattaattaaaattaaaactagaaTAGAAGAAGCaacataacaattataatCCTATCTCTCTCTTGTTTgctttttacgtttttttttatttattctccaTCTGTTTCATACATCTCTTCGTAGCACATCTggttattacaatattttgtattgtattcgGCATTGGATTAAGCATGTtagaaacaagtttattcatctATCTTTCCAAATGGATTGAAGATATTCAACTTTTTGCCTATAATATAAGAGTtgctaatgtttttttagtatGGTCCAGTGAATCCGTTATTCCTGCCAGTGACAGCTCCGAAGTCCCCGGGCTTCACCGCTGTCATTCTGACGTACGACCGTGTTGACAGTCTGTTCACATTGATCAAGAAGCTGGTGCGGACCCCCAGCCTCGCTAAGATACTGGTCGTCTGGAATAACCAGAAGAAACCACCGCCGCCTTGTGagttcaaattttataagattttttttaaatctgctGCTAAACTGTATGAACAATTGGAAAAAAATTTGACGTAATggtagttttattaataacaaaattgttaattgtCCTTTAATATGCATGATTTTTGTatgactttaaatatttaaagtaccAGTCACGAAAAGGGTAAACGATTATGTTGAAGTCTGATTAAATACAAATCACTagttgtcgtccgcgactccgtcctcgagGGATTAAAAACactatgttatacatttttgccaaatttcatcacgatccgttaagccgttccggagataacttcaaataaacatccatccaacattcattagtaagattacgcCTTTCTACAAATAGAACGAAAAAATGTCAGCGTATTCGTAAAACATGGTCGTATATCGTCATAATAGCTTTGTAACTACCGTAGTTGAGGAAAAAGTAATTTGTCAAGTGTCTAAAATAAACTCCAACATAAATGTAGTCGGAATCGTAACAGTCTAACTCGTAGACAAAGTTCTATTGTGGCTTATCTGAAGTAAAAACATTCCCAGTTCAGTTCCCACTTCCACTCATCACCGCCATTGAATAATACAATGAATTCCTTTAGAGTTTCTATTTCAAGAGACCATCCAAAGAGGTTCTATtggaatttgaaataaaactggcacgttttaataagatttcttttcttatttatctttgaaaaGGCGCCTTAAGTTATGCAATATGCTTAGGACGAGGCGGCTGAATAAGACATCAAACAAACCAGACACGCAACTTTGAATagtatatttacatttatgcaaagatgtaataaaatgtcaactatatatgtatttacaaatCTCGCTTACGAACGAAATCTACATTAAAGCGCTTTACCGTTCATTCGAACGGGCGCTTTTTTAACGTCGCGTTAAAACTCGAATTTGGCGGCTCTCAAGCGATGATCTCTTTAAAATCACTCTTGTTTCGTTAGTTCAGCGCTCAAAATGCAACACTGCGCGATAAAAAAGCGCAGCGTTTTAAAAGCGCTCGTACGAATGGCGAGTTACAGTATAGCTGTCGAATTCAGAGTTGCATAACAGTTACTtatgcccgaatactgaaacgttacttaaatatctcctttcgtaagcattgcttacaatttaacagacgtcaaaatttaagtggaatacacaaacgcaaatcaagacatgtaagcgcgtgattccgtaagtagacgtattatttttacgtcatggcaacatcctttgttttctgtcaaagagtgtataaaaaatgcttgttctcgattacgttttcataaaattcactttacgtATCCGTTTGACGCAGCATGGCTTGGACAACCTATAGTTGTAAGACGTGTTCATTcccaaatagtaaagaaaattaaaataaaatactaaatactcaaaaatcaaagaaggttgttaaaaaatatcctttctgtttaaattagttttaaataaaaaaaataaaaaaaattgaccttacttttgtagaatggaaagcatctggcgttatgttttgacaagtttaaattaataaaattttaataaatcataatatcatcaagacactttttaagcagtttaagcgggcgcagacagatgtcgctacaaacctatttgcgatttcgatatattctcgttcagtcggcttttttatataaatattagctgccgcccgcgactccgttcgtgcgcagttaaaaaaaactttataggggtatgaataatagattttggccgattctcagacctactgaatatgctcacaaaatttcatgagaatcggtcaagccatttcggaggagtacgggaacgaacattgtgacatgagaattttatttgtctgaaagcgatgataatgatgaagcagacatgttaacaccttagatttttacttttaagataGCTCGCGACCACTCTTAAATTGTTGGCGTACTTAAGTCGACATGACAGTTTTTTTGACAGCAAAATGTCGTTGAGTGACGATCCAGTATAAGAAATGTGATTTGAGTGGCCTTTAAGCATGGTACGATTTGATTGGCATCAAAGTTGAGATGCGTCTTTAACTGACTTACGAAAATTGCATATTGGAGTTTAAGCgtggtcttataatttaagacgctcttacatatttaagtgacgtttcagtattcgggcattaggcaatgttttaacaaaaatattactaacttATGGAACACCCGATGTCAGGGGTTCTCAAACTTTTTTGTCGGAATCCTAGAATAATCAGTTACTGCTACGTTACATGCCAAGTTTTATTCTATAAGGTTCcagaggaattaaaaataaaacatttcttaatttggcacatatataGAAGATAGCAACACATGAGATACTTTTCatccattttttaattcgacgCAGACTAAGTTTCAGAACCTATTTTCGTAGATCTGCAGAAAGGCTCAAAATCTTCTCCGCGCAAATCACATTTTGAGTAAAGCTTCTCTATGTTATGTCGATACATGAAACATCTctaatttgtatatatagaAACACAACACTGTTGTTGAACTATTGACCTTTAAGTCTAAGATCACGCAATAGTCACTAAGTTACTTATCGTAGGTTCCAAACGTCCTTTAGTAATCAACTTAGATGTATGCAGAAACGGATCAAAGCGGCGCACAGAACAGCCCTTGAGTCAAGTCTTGAAAAAAGTTAGCACTATTGGCATTTAGCCAACTTAAAATGCCGAGGAATTATTGCCTCTTTAAAACAACTAAAGGgcacaataaaaattatgaaataacagTTATTACTTTTGTGTACTATAAGAAGTCGcttaaaatcttacttatattataaatgcaaatgtttagatgaatgggtggatgtttgtttgaaggtatcttcgaaaCGGCACAGctaatcttgatgaaatttggcacagatgtagaacatagtctggaagaacacataggctacttattaagtttttcttttattccgcgcggacggagtcgcgggcgacagctatttagttaataaaaaataattaaatgtatttcacgTGTTACTCATACTATGTgatatatctgtgccaaatttaattaacatacgTAGAACCGTTGCGGAGTTATCGAGTAAATGTGTGAATCAAACGTATCCCGCGTGAACTTTATACGATTCTGAGATcataggtagcctatgtgttctacatctataccagatttcatctagatctatgtagccattctggagataccttgtaacaaatatcACTCAATCcatctaatctatatatataaaagaaagtcgtgttagttacactatttataactcaagaacggctgaatcgatttgactgaaaattggttggcaagtagcttagaaccaggaaacggacataggataatttttacccagttttctttttcttttttttttattccgcgcggacggagtcgcgggtaaaagctagtttataatgttagtaagatattaagaTTGAcctaaattaatatcttatcTATAAGCCGTTGATCcatgcttttaaattttacacagCGATAGATTCGATATAAAAAGTATAGCAttcagtggtagatcccgcaacaacaatatttgttgtgtGCACGAATGTGTCACATCgcccagtgaaataccacgacctcacagaagacaagcgtcaagtggaagcaattccgcgtttcatctgatgaatgtggtaccggaggcctaattttagtcctctttcccttcccacccttttcttattaggaaaggatgggaaggtgaAGTACatttggcggaagagaggATGCATAGCAAGAGGATATAtctcctctttctgtgcgtcccatcctctgtcgattaaaggtgggccacgcatctgcaattgcggatcgCTTCGCTTTTTGGGTGTATTCGGGTGaccgtttgccaccttatgatataaaaaaaaacaaagttgtttaatgtttttttttaagatttacaaGATGTAATACAGTGCGAGTTTCGGACGAAGGAAAATTTTGTGAAGTTTAACTTAAGAAAtggtatattttcttttgtttagaattatttaattttgctttcatcgatttaaataacatttggaAACATTGAGAAccgaaatttaataaaaaatagctatttattaaaaaagtgtgtctcgtaaaattttaatgaaatttaatgtacagaaaataacaaagtttaaaaactgaataacaaattttaattaacgacCACTTTGCAAGAATTTGTTCATCTTacgagtttattttattatatgtttaataaataatcttatatataaaattctcgtgtcgcggtgtttgtggttaaactcctccgaaacggcttgaccgattctcatgaaattttgtgagcatattgagtaggtctgagaatcggacaacatctatttatcATACCCTATCAAGTTTTTAAactgcacgcggacggagtcgcgggcgacagctagtatcttaatataaaaatgtttaacagaaataatatcggtcatgttttttttgggGTCACTGATATAAATGCATATTGTGTGATGAAACATAACTTAAACTTGCAATATGCGACAAAAATTCACAACAGCAcgattaaactaaaaataacctTATTCGTTAACCGTTAAAGTCCATTTTAGAGGTAGCAATTCATCAGTGTAtatgcaattttaaatcacTGTTGCactattatttactttgactttccttatttgtttacattgttGCGTTGCAGTGTACAAAATGTGcgaacattattttttgttgagcgtatataatttttgctttTTGCAACAGCCAGTGTTACTGTTAATAATCAATGTTAAGTGTAATTTGAAGACTTGAAtggcttatatttttatatatttatgtaaatgtaaaggtataatcatattaatttatgtaccgtaaaatgttgtaataattaatatcggGTATCGACTGAAAAAGCGTTAGTCGTTCTTAAGAAAACTATTTCCGATTAAACTTCCAGtccctttattaaaaaaaataaaaagacttTTGCCtggatttgattttttaaattcggaatgttttttattcagccaTCGGACTGGCCAGTAATAAACAAGGCGTTGAAAGTgatgaaagtattttttaatatttttttattccagcATCGGACTGgccagtaataaataaaccgtGGCAAGtgattaaagtatttttttatattttttttattccagcATCAGACTGGCCAGTAATAAACAAGCCGTTGAAAGTGATCCGAACGAAAGAGAACAAACTGTCGAATCGATTTTATCCGTACGATGAGATTGAGACCGAGTGTCAACTGACTATCGACGACGACATAATTATGCTGACGCCCGATGAATTGGAATTTGGGTGAGTATGTACTTGAAACATCGATATCGACATATCGATATCGACATATCGATATCATGTATTCGTTTCAAATTAAACCCTAAACCTTGTTAACAAAGTTCATTTTCTATAAAACGGCACAATAACCATATTTTGAGACTACTATAGAAGCACTAATTTCTTTGCTACAATGATTGATTGATGTATCagtgttaattaataatctcgtatcatagataataaatagttGAACGCGAAATCTTAAGAATGATACAATCGTTATGATTTATGGTGTCTATTTCACAATCACGGTAACCATTTTTTCgcaataattaattgatttttcaaTTAGTACGCCGACTAAAGCCGTATGTTTTTAAaccaatttaaacattataaaatatgtagggtagtttactaaaaaaacgcaataaaaaagttctagATATAACATGATGTGGACAGCGCAGCgtgtattttatcttttttccaAGCGATACACGTTCAAGTTTAGTGGCGGGCGACGGACGGTCACGCGACCGAGTGCTCACCACTTTActcaaattaattgattaaactATGCTCACCATATTCATTGTCTATTTAGGACATCTTTTCtgagaaaaattaattcatcggttaagtcataaaaaattgtaaagtatGCTAtaaaccagtgattgtcaaacttattttctttcaccgccccctttgaaaatcaattatatttcagagcccccctaatttttattcagccctaaaacttaaaaacgacaatttcattactttaatcaaTTGttatgccccccattttttgggcccctaaTTGCCcactcctaggtttcaaacgcccccaaggggacgttatcgcccactttgggaaacactgataTAAACAGTCGGACCTGGAGAAGCGAGAGTCAAAGAGACTGTGATTTATTTCTCGCTTACAGATGTTTCTCTCATACCCGAATTTCTCTCTTATTGAGGTCGTCTGTCAGGACCAGACAATGGTAATCACTTTTAGAGGTTTTTCGCTATATATTCACGTGACTAAATAGATGCCAGGTCGAGCTCTTATAAAATTTCGTCAAGTTAATCCATAGCCGTACTCTCGAAGTACTTGGTTTAAACTTATTGACAGTCGTGTCTCCGTATCCATttttgtacgaaatatgaGAACGCTTTTTGGTccattcaattaattttaaagtactaCATGAAAAATAAGATAGGTAGATTTCTATCCGAGCTATTTTTTTTCGCTATACATTATATAGGTTTTCTGtgatttactttataaagattttttcatacatattcTAGTGTGTCTGCAACTTTATTGGGTTTATTTCACGGTAACTGCGTAGTACGAATAAGCTTGATTGTTTTAGGTCACCGTCGGTAGCCGGTGATTGATGCTTGATGGGTTAATACGCCCAGATATGAGTAAATAGGGTAACAATATAGTCCCATAATTGTAGGATAAGTGTCAAAAATAGTTCGTCaattttaatggaaaatatAACGATGCCGTTATTTCAGATATAACgttgattttgttatttattttaaaaagtgtactattaaatatttaagccTTTTTACGTGTAGATTAAGTTATGTATATTCGTAGTTTAGGGTTTACTAACGTATGCGATGT
It encodes:
- the LOC106709701 gene encoding exostosin-2, with the translated sequence MATETLLKTNKHSKYISYRKILYHRFFVGLLLFIVVSLVFTVLFNIYAGSSPRTEIYEPVSLDLVSLQVTKIKINAPYSAPRYTNCTYWSCFNVYKCGRGGHDKITIYIYPLREYRTEEDRLISQLSKEFYEILDTIRHSKYYTANPEEACLLVPSIDTLNQNTFSSKHVSQALQSLQYWNNGENHLIFNMLPGGAPNYETVVDLNTSKAIIAGSGFNTWTFRYGFDISIPLYSDVARGIDNTQPEQKNFLIISTQQNIPEDYLAELQNIASSSNDLLLLGNCKTESNRIDNTKRCEYTTGRIFNYPDILKEGMFCLVVRSARLTQSVLMDILASQCIPIIIADTIVLPFNSHVDWHRLSLYLPEDNIKNLLRIVHSVSKERRGELYWQLRWVYEKYFATIEKITLTTLEILNEKVFPLAARMYEDWNMPEHLYGPVNPLFLPVTAPKSPGFTAVILTYDRVDSLFTLIKKLVRTPSLAKILVVWNNQKKPPPPSSDWPVINKPLKVIRTKENKLSNRFYPYDEIETECQLTIDDDIIMLTPDELEFGFDVWREFPDRIVGFPSRLHVWDNVTSSWKYHSEWTNQISMVLTGAAFHHKIWSWYYTYKMPVEIRTWVDDHFNCEDIAMNFLVANVTRKPPIKVTPRKKFKCPECTNTEMLSADARHMSQRSACINKFTKIYGHTALKAVEFRADPLQYRETNSGVPQLYPDIGSL
- the LOC106709703 gene encoding guanine nucleotide-binding protein subunit beta-like protein 1: MALLPPDPVYTIRNVDNSPVYSLAFSFLPGGLERLLAGSKNGYVYAYNLQTNRVQQKIKVGQAPILHLIHTNNQLVTQEKGGKFKIFNLTNSGYKEETLIDLDYPGFCRFEANTKLETLYVPDRESSITIYNFSGEKTGSLVPVNTSPKLGDPMCMKYVELASEKPCLVVGYEAGWLLLWDLNTSQCISKLQTKECPMSVDFHVEQQRGIIGNASNMVQIFSIGRKDLSLAHKMDVAIKNPGINKVQSRMDGKVFVSGGWDGHIRIFSWFSLRPLVVLTEHRQAIQDVVYSTEKVSLWNAHIMAAGGLDGAITLWDLYNNKK